The following proteins come from a genomic window of Alkalibaculum bacchi:
- a CDS encoding MAC/perforin domain-containing protein, translated as MKKCLYRTISLSLAIVFLCFNFSACTRAGTSTSENSGVLSTTFSDNEIELGEVPINNLNEEDDSVLQGLNKNYNLYGYDVLNSSYINAREVKSKAILDEAKYDASKYKEISDDLKGSDIDDYYVEKMSNIYSQINASSDVSYKNAAFSGNIRTEYGTSKQTSSNQIFMTWMEKHIISGVEFTGTTEDLTQMLSKGFLDDVKKVDENAMAVSNLFKEYGTHLIVEYYIGGRVRLNFAYTNENNMKESEIKTKAKATYNAVTTEVDASKKESLEEFASVANMRFQSFGGNHITGMSVKEISSQMKDWTKSIAENQTICGIGDFERSLIPIWELLDDTEYKSAQLKIEKEFVEQSKRKSLFLGELDFLDDKNDYISDIIVVDASTESAAKALVPKDYKFVCVNFDGDEILDANKGRKHYIFIAYKTTKSKNGAITDIIVDLGKNRTHEGYTKIEQDLNKNVGGEHVYLYYKNATLDEAINPETKFIREIRGQYNKINSLPAAWSQPSITKDLNSGAGGKYIYLMVRKS; from the coding sequence ATGAAAAAATGTTTGTATCGGACAATAAGCTTAAGTTTAGCCATAGTTTTTCTTTGTTTCAATTTTTCTGCATGCACTCGAGCAGGTACGAGTACATCTGAAAATAGTGGTGTACTTAGCACTACATTCTCGGATAACGAAATAGAACTTGGTGAAGTCCCTATCAATAACCTCAACGAGGAAGATGACAGTGTTTTACAGGGGTTAAATAAGAACTATAATCTGTATGGTTATGATGTACTTAATTCTTCATACATCAACGCAAGAGAAGTAAAAAGTAAGGCTATACTGGATGAAGCGAAATATGATGCATCAAAATATAAAGAAATAAGTGATGATTTGAAGGGCTCCGATATCGATGATTATTATGTTGAAAAAATGAGCAATATTTATTCGCAAATAAATGCTTCGTCAGACGTTAGTTATAAAAATGCAGCTTTTTCTGGAAATATTAGAACTGAGTATGGTACGAGCAAACAAACTTCTAGCAATCAAATTTTTATGACCTGGATGGAGAAACATATTATATCAGGAGTAGAATTCACAGGAACCACTGAGGACTTAACCCAAATGCTCTCAAAGGGATTTCTTGATGATGTGAAAAAAGTCGATGAAAATGCCATGGCTGTCTCTAATCTTTTTAAGGAATATGGTACACACTTAATTGTCGAATACTACATAGGTGGGAGAGTAAGGCTTAATTTCGCATATACGAATGAAAATAACATGAAAGAGAGCGAAATCAAAACCAAAGCAAAAGCGACCTATAATGCTGTTACCACAGAGGTAGATGCAAGCAAAAAGGAATCATTGGAAGAATTTGCATCAGTCGCCAATATGCGTTTCCAAAGCTTTGGGGGTAATCACATTACAGGTATGTCTGTAAAGGAGATTTCAAGTCAAATGAAAGACTGGACAAAATCCATTGCAGAAAATCAAACGATCTGTGGCATAGGTGATTTTGAACGATCGCTTATACCTATTTGGGAACTTCTTGATGATACAGAATACAAATCAGCACAACTGAAAATAGAGAAAGAATTTGTAGAGCAATCCAAAAGAAAATCATTATTTTTAGGGGAACTGGATTTTCTTGATGATAAAAACGATTATATTTCGGATATCATCGTGGTTGATGCCAGTACGGAAAGTGCAGCGAAGGCTTTGGTACCAAAGGACTATAAATTTGTGTGCGTTAATTTTGACGGTGATGAAATTTTGGATGCTAATAAAGGGAGAAAACATTACATATTTATTGCATACAAAACGACAAAATCAAAAAACGGTGCTATCACAGATATTATAGTGGATCTCGGTAAAAATAGAACCCATGAAGGGTATACCAAGATTGAGCAAGATTTAAATAAAAATGTGGGCGGAGAGCATGTGTATCTGTACTATAAAAATGCAACACTTGATGAAGCAATAAATCCTGAAACGAAATTTATCCGTGAAATCAGAGGACAATATAATAAAATTAATTCGTTGCCAGCAGCTTGGAGCCAGCCTAGTATTACAAAGGATTTAAACTCAGGAGCTGGTGGAAAATATATTTACCTTATGGTGAGGAAAAGTTGA
- a CDS encoding TetR/AcrR family transcriptional regulator, whose protein sequence is MQQKNRISRKEKAVQTKNKIYTSAEQLFNKHGIENVNVDDIVKQAGVAKGSFYVHFESKDALIVMLINDYVKKVDTDYKTYLESLPTDMLPREVFLSLVGKIADVITESIGYENMKILYRIQIGKDISDSAAINYGRELYKMFFKIIDSGISQRRFHSDLSADETAKHFVMAYRGVVYEWCVRYPEVNLKDLALRHFRILLAGIKGEDDGDTANLI, encoded by the coding sequence GTGCAACAAAAAAACAGAATCAGCAGAAAAGAAAAAGCAGTTCAGACAAAGAACAAAATATATACAAGCGCTGAACAGCTCTTCAATAAACACGGTATTGAGAATGTCAACGTGGACGATATCGTTAAACAAGCAGGAGTGGCAAAAGGCAGCTTTTACGTCCATTTTGAATCCAAGGATGCACTAATCGTCATGTTAATTAACGACTATGTAAAAAAGGTAGATACAGATTATAAAACCTATCTCGAATCCCTTCCTACCGATATGCTGCCACGTGAGGTGTTCCTTTCCCTCGTTGGAAAGATCGCGGATGTGATTACTGAAAGTATAGGTTATGAAAATATGAAAATTCTATACAGGATACAAATCGGGAAGGATATCTCTGATAGCGCCGCGATTAACTATGGCAGAGAACTTTATAAAATGTTTTTTAAGATCATCGACAGCGGGATTTCTCAGCGCAGATTCCATTCAGATTTATCCGCAGATGAAACGGCAAAGCACTTTGTCATGGCTTATCGGGGCGTGGTTTATGAATGGTGCGTCCGCTACCCAGAGGTCAATTTGAAGGATCTAGCCTTGCGGCATTTTCGAATTCTTCTGGCAGGTATAAAAGGAGAAGATGACGGTGATACAGCAAATCTCATATAA
- the rbr gene encoding rubrerythrin, whose amino-acid sequence MKKYRCTICGYIHEGELTEDFKCPRCKQPASAFELVEEKKESVNKYAGTKTEKNLMEAFSGESQARNKYTFFAQIAQREGYDQIAEIFLSTARNEQEHARIWFEELGKLSITPENLFQAAEGENYEWTDMYARFAKDAEEEGFHDLAERFRKVGGVEKTHEERYRTLQDNVETKHVFAKEEETVWECRICGYQVTGKEAPEVCPVCKYAQAFFQVHGENY is encoded by the coding sequence ATGAAAAAGTATCGATGCACTATTTGTGGCTATATTCACGAAGGAGAATTAACTGAGGATTTCAAGTGTCCAAGATGTAAGCAACCTGCATCTGCATTTGAATTAGTTGAAGAAAAGAAAGAATCAGTAAATAAGTATGCTGGTACAAAGACTGAAAAAAACCTTATGGAAGCTTTTTCAGGGGAGAGTCAAGCAAGAAATAAATATACATTTTTCGCACAAATAGCGCAAAGAGAAGGTTATGATCAAATCGCAGAAATCTTCCTATCAACAGCAAGAAATGAACAGGAACATGCTAGAATTTGGTTTGAAGAGCTAGGGAAATTAAGTATTACTCCTGAAAATCTTTTCCAAGCAGCAGAAGGCGAAAACTATGAATGGACAGATATGTATGCTCGTTTTGCTAAGGATGCAGAAGAAGAAGGTTTTCACGATTTAGCAGAACGATTCCGAAAAGTTGGAGGCGTAGAAAAGACACATGAAGAGAGATACCGTACATTACAAGATAATGTAGAAACCAAACACGTATTTGCAAAAGAAGAAGAAACCGTATGGGAATGTCGTATTTGTGGTTACCAAGTGACTGGGAAAGAAGCTCCTGAAGTATGTCCAGTATGTAAATACGCTCAAGCCTTCTTTCAAGTTCACGGAGAGAATTATTAA
- a CDS encoding ABC-F family ATP-binding cassette domain-containing protein encodes MSILTVNNLNHSYGGREILKDVSFRLLKGEHVGLIGANGEGKSSFMNIITGKLEPDEGQIEWAKRVRVGYLDQHAVLEKGMSIRDALRGAFKYLFDMEQEMQDLYMKMGEVSEDELAAIMEEVGTIQDILEHNDFYIVDSKVEETARGLGLDDIGLEKDVDDLSGGQRTKVLLAKLLLEKPDILMLDEPTNFLDEQHIVWLKRYLQEYENAFLLISHDILFLNSVVNLIYHIEGKEVTRYVGNYNDFERVYEARKSQLEAAYKRQQQEITKLEDFVARNKARVATRNMAMSRQKKLDKMDIIELAREKPKPEFKFKEGRTAGKLIFETRDLVIGYDSPLSKPLNLTMERGQKIAIVGANGIGKTTFIKSILGQIKPCKGEVELGDTLEIGYFEQEIKGKNHRTCIEEIWQEFPSWNQHEIRSALAKCGLTTDHIESKVMVLSGGEQAKVRLCKILNRETNILLLDEPTNHLDVDAKEELKRALKDYKGGILLISHEPEFYHDVATEIWNLEQYTTKL; translated from the coding sequence ATGAGCATATTAACAGTAAATAACTTGAATCACAGCTATGGTGGCAGAGAAATTTTAAAAGATGTATCCTTTAGACTTTTAAAAGGGGAGCATGTAGGTTTAATAGGAGCAAACGGCGAAGGTAAATCCTCCTTTATGAACATAATAACAGGTAAGCTTGAACCTGATGAGGGCCAGATAGAATGGGCAAAGAGAGTTAGAGTTGGATACTTAGACCAACATGCTGTTCTTGAAAAGGGTATGAGCATCAGAGATGCCCTTAGAGGTGCTTTTAAGTATCTATTCGACATGGAGCAGGAAATGCAGGATTTATATATGAAGATGGGCGAGGTATCTGAGGATGAATTAGCTGCTATAATGGAAGAGGTAGGAACCATTCAGGATATCCTAGAGCATAATGACTTCTATATTGTTGACTCAAAGGTAGAAGAAACAGCTAGAGGACTGGGACTGGATGACATAGGATTAGAAAAAGATGTAGACGACTTAAGTGGTGGTCAGAGAACTAAAGTCCTTTTAGCAAAGCTACTTTTAGAAAAACCGGATATCCTTATGTTGGACGAGCCCACCAACTTTTTAGATGAGCAACATATCGTATGGCTTAAGAGATATCTTCAGGAGTATGAAAATGCCTTTTTACTTATATCTCATGATATTCTATTCTTAAATAGCGTAGTAAACCTTATATATCATATAGAGGGTAAAGAAGTAACCCGCTATGTAGGAAATTATAACGATTTTGAAAGAGTTTATGAAGCTAGAAAATCTCAGCTAGAAGCAGCATATAAAAGACAACAACAGGAGATTACAAAGCTTGAGGATTTTGTTGCTAGAAATAAAGCTAGGGTTGCAACAAGAAACATGGCTATGTCCAGACAGAAGAAGTTGGATAAGATGGATATTATAGAGTTGGCAAGGGAGAAACCAAAGCCGGAGTTTAAATTTAAGGAAGGAAGAACTGCAGGAAAGCTTATATTTGAAACTAGAGATTTAGTCATTGGATATGATTCTCCACTGTCTAAACCATTAAATCTTACAATGGAAAGAGGCCAAAAAATCGCCATAGTAGGGGCAAATGGTATTGGTAAGACTACTTTTATAAAATCTATATTAGGGCAAATAAAGCCTTGTAAAGGTGAAGTAGAATTGGGAGATACTTTGGAAATTGGATACTTCGAGCAGGAGATCAAGGGAAAGAATCATAGGACGTGTATAGAGGAGATATGGCAAGAGTTTCCTAGCTGGAACCAGCATGAAATAAGGTCAGCGCTTGCTAAATGCGGACTAACTACTGACCATATTGAGTCTAAGGTGATGGTGTTAAGTGGTGGGGAGCAAGCCAAGGTAAGACTTTGTAAGATATTAAATAGAGAGACGAATATATTACTTCTAGATGAGCCTACAAACCATCTAGATGTAGATGCAAAAGAGGAATTAAAAAGAGCTTTAAAGGACTATAAAGGCGGGATACTACTAATATCTCACGAACCGGAATTCTACCATGATGTAGCTACTGAAATCTGGAATCTTGAGCAGTACACAACAAAGCTTTAA
- a CDS encoding AAA family ATPase, with amino-acid sequence MIYLEYFQFPDDGTEFDFLMQEKRTCYDSYYPFKVLSRKEFQRVDFEPITILYGGNGSGKTTALNIIAEKLKILRESPFNKSNFFDDYLNLCEISIIEDVPGASRIITSDDVFDYMLSIRMINEEIDNKREEIFQDYLDTKYSDFKMTSLEDYEELKKVNQTRRRTQSKYVRHKLMDNIRELSNGESAFLYFTEKISENNLYLLDEPENSLSPENQLKLVKYIGEAARYFDCQFIISTHSPFLLAIERAKIYDLDESPVTVRPWHELENIRIYYDFFQKHKDKFEKK; translated from the coding sequence ATGATTTATTTAGAATATTTTCAATTCCCAGATGATGGTACTGAGTTTGATTTTCTCATGCAAGAAAAGAGAACTTGCTATGATTCTTATTATCCATTTAAAGTTTTATCTAGGAAAGAATTCCAACGGGTTGACTTCGAGCCTATAACCATTTTATATGGAGGTAATGGTTCGGGAAAGACGACAGCTTTAAATATTATAGCCGAAAAACTAAAAATCTTAAGAGAATCTCCTTTTAATAAATCAAATTTCTTTGATGATTATCTCAACCTATGCGAGATTAGTATCATTGAAGATGTGCCTGGTGCAAGTAGAATTATTACAAGTGATGATGTTTTTGATTATATGCTCAGCATCCGTATGATTAATGAGGAAATTGATAACAAGAGGGAAGAAATATTCCAGGATTATCTGGATACAAAATATTCGGATTTTAAGATGACTTCTCTAGAAGATTACGAAGAACTGAAAAAAGTCAACCAAACACGTCGAAGAACACAGTCAAAATATGTACGCCACAAGCTTATGGATAACATTCGTGAACTTTCTAATGGTGAAAGTGCCTTTTTATATTTTACAGAGAAAATCTCAGAGAATAATTTGTATCTATTAGATGAACCGGAAAATAGTCTTTCTCCAGAAAATCAACTTAAATTAGTCAAATATATTGGAGAGGCCGCACGATATTTTGACTGCCAGTTTATCATTTCAACTCATTCCCCTTTTCTGCTAGCAATAGAAAGGGCTAAAATATACGACTTAGATGAGAGTCCAGTGACAGTTAGGCCCTGGCATGAATTGGAGAATATTCGCATTTATTATGATTTTTTTCAAAAGCATAAAGATAAATTTGAGAAGAAATAA
- a CDS encoding DUF2200 domain-containing protein, translated as MTEHRIYTTSFAKVYPLYVTKAEKKGHRKAEVDEIIRWLTGYSQEELDAHLEKETDFETFFSEAPQLNPSRSLIKGVICGVRVEDIEEPIMQEIRYLDKLIDELAKGKKMEKILRK; from the coding sequence ATGACCGAACATCGAATTTATACAACAAGTTTTGCAAAAGTTTATCCTCTTTATGTTACCAAGGCGGAGAAAAAAGGACATAGAAAAGCCGAAGTCGATGAAATCATCCGCTGGTTGACAGGGTACAGTCAGGAAGAATTAGATGCGCATTTAGAAAAAGAGACAGACTTTGAGACTTTTTTTTCAGAAGCCCCCCAACTGAATCCCTCCCGGTCTCTGATTAAAGGTGTGATCTGCGGTGTCCGAGTAGAAGATATTGAAGAGCCGATTATGCAGGAAATTCGTTATTTGGATAAGTTAATCGATGAATTAGCAAAGGGTAAAAAGATGGAAAAGATTTTGCGGAAATAA